The following are encoded in a window of Candidatus Microthrix parvicella Bio17-1 genomic DNA:
- a CDS encoding phosphoribosylaminoimidazolesuccinocarboxamide synthase has translation MELIYSGKVRDIYDAGEDRLVMVTSDRMSAFDVVMAEPIPDKGRVLTATSAYWFDHLASVGDGSIGSHLISCDLADVPGGGEHPEWAGRVMLTRRAEMLPVEAIVRGYITGSAWREYSASGTIHGMTAPEGLVESSRLPQPMYTPSTKAEVGAHDENISADAAAEILGGEMAQRVKAAALALFAAGSAAAAERGLILADTKFEFGLIDGHLVLCDEVLTPDSSRVWPADGYAPGGPQPAFDKEPLRAWLSKQPWDKSPPPPALPPEVVAETADRYREAYARLTGRALTDWPGAAAERIGPGATVR, from the coding sequence ATGGAACTGATCTACTCGGGCAAGGTTCGAGACATCTACGACGCCGGCGAGGACCGTCTGGTGATGGTCACCTCCGACCGCATGTCGGCCTTCGACGTGGTGATGGCCGAGCCGATCCCCGACAAGGGCAGGGTGCTCACCGCCACTTCGGCGTACTGGTTCGACCATCTGGCCTCGGTCGGCGACGGGTCGATCGGATCGCACCTGATCAGCTGCGATCTGGCCGATGTCCCCGGCGGCGGGGAGCATCCCGAGTGGGCCGGCCGCGTGATGCTCACCCGACGGGCCGAGATGTTGCCGGTCGAGGCGATTGTGCGGGGCTACATCACGGGTTCGGCCTGGCGCGAGTACTCGGCCTCCGGCACGATCCACGGCATGACCGCCCCCGAGGGGCTGGTCGAGTCGTCTCGACTTCCGCAGCCGATGTACACGCCGTCGACCAAGGCCGAGGTGGGCGCCCACGACGAGAACATCTCGGCCGATGCGGCGGCCGAGATTTTGGGTGGCGAGATGGCCCAGCGGGTGAAGGCCGCAGCGTTGGCGCTCTTCGCCGCGGGCTCGGCCGCGGCGGCCGAGCGGGGCCTCATCCTGGCCGACACCAAGTTTGAGTTTGGGTTGATCGATGGCCACCTGGTGCTGTGCGACGAGGTGCTCACCCCCGACTCGTCCCGGGTGTGGCCTGCCGACGGGTACGCCCCCGGTGGTCCGCAGCCGGCGTTCGACAAGGAACCGCTGCGGGCGTGGCTCTCCAAGCAGCCCTGGGACAAGTCCCCGCCTCCGCCCGCCCTGCCGCCCGAGGTGGTGGCCGAGACCGCCGATCGTTATCGAGAGGCCTATGCCCGCCTCACGGGAAGGGCGCTCACCGACTGGCCCGGCGCCGCAGCCGAACGGATCGGCCCCGGCGCCACCGTGAGGTGA
- the purD gene encoding phosphoribosylamine--glycine ligase, with amino-acid sequence MRVCVVGSGGREAALADVLARDATEVLVTPGNPLIEGSVDIPPEDIDADLYVIGPEAPLVDGLADRLRADGRLVFGPGADGAQLEGSKAYMKDLLAEAGVPTAAYGSFTEAQPARAFLDTMAPPFVIKTDGLAAGKGVVVTDDLAEARNSVDDYLSGDAFGDAGRRLVIEEGLVGPEVSVFAVCDGTRGVLLSPAQDFKRIGDGDTGPNTGGMGAYSPYGSDGDLSSDELTRTVADDFIAPTLATLRRRGIDFRGVLYAGLMLTADGPKLLEYNVRFGDPETQVVLPRMTSSLLELLGQAAAGSIEAQPTCSDDAMVNVVCASEGYPVAPRIGNHISGLEAARLLPGVTVYGAGVAIGEDGDLVSSGGRVLSVCGRGADVAEARQRAYAGVAELSWPGMTVRTDIAAAVAS; translated from the coding sequence GTGAGAGTCTGTGTGGTCGGATCGGGCGGACGCGAAGCTGCGTTGGCCGACGTGTTGGCTCGGGATGCCACCGAGGTGCTCGTCACCCCGGGCAACCCGCTGATTGAAGGGTCGGTCGACATCCCGCCCGAGGATATCGACGCCGATCTGTATGTGATCGGCCCTGAGGCGCCACTGGTGGACGGCCTGGCCGACCGGCTGCGCGCCGATGGACGTCTCGTGTTTGGCCCCGGTGCCGACGGCGCGCAACTGGAGGGCTCCAAGGCGTACATGAAAGACCTGCTGGCCGAGGCCGGCGTGCCCACCGCCGCCTACGGATCCTTCACCGAGGCCCAACCCGCAAGGGCCTTCCTCGACACGATGGCGCCTCCGTTCGTCATCAAAACAGACGGCCTGGCAGCGGGTAAGGGCGTAGTGGTCACCGACGATCTGGCCGAGGCACGCAACTCGGTGGACGACTACCTGTCCGGCGATGCGTTTGGGGACGCGGGGCGGCGGCTGGTGATCGAGGAGGGCCTGGTGGGTCCCGAGGTGTCGGTGTTCGCCGTGTGCGACGGCACCCGAGGTGTGTTGCTGAGCCCGGCCCAGGACTTCAAGCGAATCGGCGATGGCGACACCGGCCCCAACACGGGCGGCATGGGTGCCTACAGCCCGTATGGATCCGATGGCGACCTGAGCAGCGACGAGTTGACACGCACCGTCGCCGACGACTTCATTGCCCCCACGCTGGCAACGCTGCGGCGTCGCGGGATCGACTTTCGGGGCGTGCTCTACGCCGGGTTGATGCTGACTGCGGACGGGCCGAAACTGCTGGAGTACAACGTTCGCTTCGGTGATCCGGAGACCCAGGTGGTGCTGCCTCGCATGACCTCGAGTCTTCTGGAGCTGCTCGGCCAAGCCGCCGCCGGGTCGATCGAGGCGCAGCCGACCTGCTCCGATGATGCGATGGTCAACGTGGTGTGTGCCTCCGAGGGGTACCCGGTGGCCCCACGAATCGGCAACCACATCTCGGGGCTGGAGGCGGCACGCCTGCTGCCCGGCGTCACCGTGTACGGCGCCGGGGTGGCCATCGGGGAGGATGGTGATCTGGTGAGCTCCGGAGGCCGGGTGCTGTCGGTGTGCGGCAGAGGCGCCGACGTGGCCGAGGCGCGGCAGCGTGCTTACGCCGGGGTGGCCGAGCTGAGCTGGCCGGGCATGACGGTGCGCACCGACATCGCCGCGGCCGTGGCCTCATGA
- a CDS encoding PPOX class F420-dependent oxidoreductase, with amino-acid sequence MTRIPRSDPRAAHVARNDTVSRTELDKFVGCRHRWLLATLRADGRPQISPVSGGLMPDGRLVLSTYPERSKVANVRRRPEVSVVVLSDDWNGPWVQLDGDARVLDLPEALDGFVEYYRSISGEHPNWDEYRRAMSEQGKCLIGIEATRWGPIASGGFPESMFEPEP; translated from the coding sequence ATGACCCGAATCCCGCGCAGCGACCCACGGGCGGCACACGTCGCTCGCAACGACACCGTCAGCCGCACAGAGCTCGACAAGTTCGTCGGCTGTCGTCACCGCTGGTTACTGGCGACCTTGCGGGCCGATGGGAGGCCGCAGATCTCACCGGTTTCCGGCGGGTTGATGCCCGATGGTCGCCTGGTGTTGTCGACTTATCCGGAGCGGTCCAAGGTGGCAAACGTCAGGCGCCGCCCTGAGGTGTCGGTTGTGGTCCTCTCCGACGATTGGAACGGGCCGTGGGTGCAACTCGACGGGGACGCGAGGGTGTTGGATCTGCCGGAGGCCCTCGATGGTTTCGTCGAGTACTACCGGTCGATCTCGGGTGAGCACCCGAACTGGGACGAGTACCGCAGGGCGATGAGCGAGCAGGGCAAGTGCCTGATCGGCATCGAGGCCACCCGGTGGGGTCCCATCGCCAGTGGCGGATTTCCCGAGTCGATGTTTGAACCCGAGCCCTGA
- a CDS encoding M20 metallopeptidase family protein has protein sequence MGDPTQTGATSDINNGPLAELAAEANGFVDDLVAWRRDIHANPELGLDNPRTRDLIIEALAPLSLPIRTGEQASWVAADIVGDPDGPTILLRADTDALPMTENSDESFSSVVKGRAHTCGHDGHVAMLLGAARLLSTRRNDLPGTVRLVFQPGEEGHAGAQVMLTEGVLTDGLTNPVTGSFAMHVTPNIPTGFMGTKAGALMASADEFSVTIRGRGTHASTPHFGVDPMPAAAELVGALNSMITRRIEAFDPAILTVAHLTGGTTHNVIPERVLMEGTVRCVSDHTRSRVEQLFAEVVNGVTAAHGCTAEIEYHRGYPVTVNDAAMTALVGDVCHAVIGSDTMFPLPSPVMGAEDYSYVLQQVPGAMAFLGVCPADIENFFEAPSCHSDVMRLNEDALPLGAAMHAGVAIEWLTRNT, from the coding sequence ATGGGGGACCCCACGCAAACCGGCGCCACATCCGACATCAACAACGGCCCACTGGCCGAGTTGGCGGCCGAAGCCAACGGATTCGTCGACGATCTGGTGGCCTGGCGGCGCGACATTCACGCCAACCCGGAGTTGGGCCTCGACAACCCTCGCACGCGGGACCTCATCATCGAGGCGCTGGCGCCACTCAGCCTGCCAATTCGCACCGGCGAGCAGGCCAGTTGGGTGGCGGCCGACATTGTGGGCGACCCCGATGGTCCGACGATCCTGCTGCGGGCCGACACTGACGCGTTACCGATGACAGAGAACAGCGACGAGTCGTTCAGCTCCGTGGTGAAGGGGAGGGCCCACACCTGCGGGCACGACGGCCACGTGGCCATGCTGCTCGGCGCGGCACGGCTGCTGAGTACCCGGCGCAACGACCTGCCCGGCACCGTGCGCCTGGTGTTTCAGCCTGGCGAGGAGGGCCACGCCGGGGCACAGGTGATGCTGACCGAAGGCGTACTCACCGACGGGCTGACCAACCCTGTGACGGGGTCGTTCGCCATGCACGTCACCCCCAACATCCCCACCGGTTTCATGGGCACGAAAGCGGGCGCCCTCATGGCATCGGCCGACGAGTTCAGCGTGACCATCCGTGGCAGGGGCACACACGCCTCGACGCCGCACTTCGGTGTGGACCCGATGCCCGCCGCCGCCGAACTTGTCGGCGCGCTCAACTCGATGATCACCCGCCGCATCGAGGCGTTCGATCCAGCCATCCTCACCGTGGCCCACCTCACCGGCGGCACCACCCACAACGTCATCCCCGAACGGGTGTTGATGGAAGGCACGGTGCGATGCGTGTCCGACCACACACGCAGCCGGGTGGAACAGCTGTTTGCCGAAGTGGTCAACGGGGTGACCGCCGCCCACGGCTGTACTGCGGAAATCGAGTACCACCGGGGCTACCCGGTGACCGTCAACGATGCTGCGATGACGGCACTGGTGGGCGACGTGTGCCACGCCGTCATCGGTTCCGACACGATGTTTCCGCTGCCCTCCCCGGTCATGGGCGCCGAGGACTACAGCTACGTACTTCAGCAGGTGCCGGGGGCAATGGCGTTCCTCGGCGTGTGCCCAGCCGACATCGAGAACTTTTTCGAAGCACCCTCATGCCACTCGGACGTCATGCGCCTGAACGAGGACGCCCTGCCCCTCGGCGCGGCCATGCACGCCGGAGTCGCCATCGAGTGGCTCACTCGCAACACCTGA
- the purB gene encoding adenylosuccinate lyase, with protein MTVNSTGAAPAIANVLAGRYASPEMRELWSPEGKVMLERRLWIAVLTAQAQLGMAVPDGVIADYESVVEAVDLASIDARERITRHDVKARIEEFSALAGHEYIHAGMTSRDLTENVEQLQLRRSMELLADRALASLARLATLAAEHATTVMAGRSHNVAAQATTLGKRFASAAEELLEAHDRLRTLIDRYPLRGLKGPVGTQADLVDLLGSHEQVANLERRVATHLGFSNVMTSVGQVYPRSLDYEVVTALAQLCSGPSSLATTIRLMAGNELATEGFREGQVGSSAMPHKMNARSAERVCGLRVILDGHVAMIGGLAGHQWNEGDVFDSVVRRVALPDAAFATDGLFNTFIDVLDGFGAYPAVIQRELDRYLPFLSTTKVLMAAVRHGVGRETAHEAIKRHAVAVAKEMREAGAEGNDLLDRLATEPALGLGRAQIDAALGEPLDFVGTAQQQVATVVQRIEATLRMYPDAAGYTPELVL; from the coding sequence GTGACCGTCAATTCAACCGGTGCCGCTCCGGCCATCGCCAACGTTTTGGCTGGGCGCTACGCCTCGCCCGAGATGCGCGAGCTGTGGTCGCCGGAGGGCAAGGTGATGCTGGAACGCCGGTTGTGGATCGCCGTGCTCACCGCCCAGGCACAGCTGGGCATGGCCGTGCCCGACGGAGTGATCGCCGACTACGAGAGCGTGGTCGAGGCGGTGGATCTGGCCTCGATCGATGCTCGTGAACGGATCACCCGCCACGATGTGAAGGCCCGCATCGAGGAGTTCAGCGCACTGGCCGGGCATGAGTACATCCACGCCGGGATGACCAGCCGCGACCTGACCGAGAACGTCGAGCAGTTGCAGTTGCGGCGTTCGATGGAGCTGCTCGCCGACCGTGCCCTCGCCTCGTTGGCCCGTCTCGCCACGCTTGCCGCGGAGCACGCCACCACCGTCATGGCCGGACGTTCGCACAACGTGGCTGCTCAGGCGACGACGCTGGGGAAGCGGTTCGCATCGGCGGCCGAGGAACTGCTCGAGGCCCATGACCGGCTGCGAACGCTGATCGACCGCTACCCGCTGCGAGGCCTGAAAGGGCCGGTGGGCACTCAGGCCGATCTGGTCGACCTGCTCGGATCCCACGAGCAGGTGGCCAACCTGGAACGCCGGGTGGCCACACACCTCGGCTTCTCCAACGTGATGACCAGCGTGGGTCAGGTGTACCCCCGCTCGCTCGACTACGAGGTGGTCACAGCGCTGGCACAGCTGTGTTCCGGGCCGTCGTCACTGGCCACCACCATCCGGTTGATGGCGGGTAACGAGTTGGCGACCGAGGGGTTTCGCGAGGGGCAGGTGGGATCCTCGGCGATGCCCCACAAGATGAACGCCCGGTCGGCCGAGCGTGTGTGCGGCCTTCGGGTGATCCTCGACGGCCACGTTGCCATGATCGGCGGGTTGGCCGGGCACCAGTGGAACGAGGGCGACGTGTTCGACTCGGTCGTGCGGCGGGTGGCACTGCCCGACGCTGCGTTCGCCACCGACGGGTTGTTCAACACCTTCATCGATGTGCTCGACGGCTTTGGTGCGTACCCGGCGGTGATCCAACGAGAGCTCGATCGATACCTGCCGTTCCTCTCCACCACCAAGGTGCTGATGGCGGCGGTGCGTCATGGCGTGGGACGCGAGACCGCCCACGAGGCGATCAAACGCCATGCGGTTGCGGTGGCCAAGGAAATGCGTGAGGCAGGCGCCGAGGGCAACGATCTTCTCGACCGACTGGCCACCGAACCGGCATTGGGCCTTGGTCGGGCACAGATCGACGCAGCGCTCGGTGAACCGCTCGACTTCGTCGGCACCGCCCAGCAGCAGGTGGCCACCGTGGTCCAGCGGATCGAAGCGACCCTGAGGATGTACCCCGACGCCGCCGGGTACACGCCGGAACTGGTGCTGTGA
- a CDS encoding 5-(carboxyamino)imidazole ribonucleotide synthase — translation MSSALRPETGLDLPPDRPPRVGIIGGGQLARMMAQAAVSLGVEVHVLAGSSDEGVPGVFASVTTGDPEDVAAIDAFADTVDVVTFDHENVSWEALDALVARGVIVHPGPETMRSADKALQREHLARAGLPLPPFEIVDPAVPTIDGVPVGRAVHRFVEAHGPKVIAKISRGGYDGRGVFALDGVDEVAGFVANWCEATRADGGASAPAGISSAGVRLVLEPALDLAAEVAVVTARRPGGEHTTYPVFETIQRNGMCNEVVVPARLDDSVVEEAGRVGAEVALAAAAVGVLAVELFITTDGTVLVNELAPRVHNSGHLSADACVTGQFEQHLRAVLDLPLGDISLRTPAAAMVNVVGAGESDPEVTEPRGRLAAGMAVDPAAKIHLYAKTPRPDRKIGHVTVCDGDVDRALARATAVARMLDGRSPDPK, via the coding sequence ATGAGCAGCGCTCTGCGGCCAGAAACCGGGCTCGACCTGCCGCCGGATCGTCCCCCCAGGGTGGGCATCATCGGTGGGGGGCAGTTGGCCCGCATGATGGCCCAGGCGGCGGTGTCGCTGGGTGTGGAGGTTCACGTGCTGGCGGGCTCCTCTGACGAGGGCGTGCCCGGGGTGTTTGCATCGGTTACCACCGGCGATCCCGAAGATGTGGCAGCGATTGACGCGTTCGCCGACACGGTCGACGTGGTCACCTTTGACCACGAGAACGTCAGCTGGGAGGCCCTCGACGCGTTGGTGGCCCGCGGGGTCATCGTGCACCCCGGCCCCGAAACGATGCGTTCGGCCGACAAGGCGTTGCAGCGCGAGCACCTGGCCCGTGCCGGGTTGCCGCTTCCGCCGTTCGAGATCGTCGACCCGGCGGTCCCCACGATCGACGGCGTGCCGGTTGGGCGGGCGGTGCATCGCTTTGTCGAGGCCCATGGCCCGAAGGTGATCGCCAAGATCAGCCGCGGCGGCTATGACGGCCGGGGCGTCTTCGCGCTCGATGGCGTCGATGAGGTCGCCGGCTTTGTGGCCAACTGGTGTGAGGCCACGAGGGCCGATGGCGGCGCCTCTGCCCCGGCCGGTATTTCCAGCGCCGGGGTGCGGCTGGTGCTGGAGCCAGCGCTCGACCTGGCGGCCGAGGTGGCCGTGGTGACCGCACGTCGGCCCGGCGGTGAGCACACCACCTACCCGGTTTTCGAGACCATTCAACGAAATGGCATGTGCAACGAGGTGGTGGTGCCGGCGCGCCTTGACGATTCGGTGGTGGAGGAGGCCGGCCGGGTGGGGGCCGAGGTGGCGCTGGCCGCAGCGGCGGTTGGCGTGCTGGCGGTCGAGTTGTTCATCACCACCGACGGAACGGTGCTCGTGAACGAGTTGGCGCCTCGGGTGCACAACTCCGGCCACCTCAGCGCGGACGCATGCGTCACCGGCCAGTTTGAGCAGCACCTGCGAGCCGTGCTCGACCTGCCGCTCGGCGACATCTCGCTCCGTACCCCGGCCGCCGCCATGGTGAACGTGGTTGGGGCCGGTGAATCCGACCCCGAGGTCACGGAACCACGCGGCCGACTCGCAGCAGGCATGGCGGTCGACCCGGCGGCCAAGATCCATCTGTACGCCAAGACCCCCAGGCCCGACCGCAAGATCGGACACGTCACCGTGTGCGATGGCGACGTCGACCGTGCGCTCGCCAGGGCAACGGCGGTCGCACGGATGCTGGACGGCCGAAGCCCCGACCCGAAATGA
- the purE gene encoding 5-(carboxyamino)imidazole ribonucleotide mutase, whose product MASARQGETTTPTVGIIMGSSSDADTMAPASEVLTDFGVPHEVRVISAHRSPHRMVDYASGATARGLSVIIAGAGGAAHLPGMVASMTRLPVIGVPVPSKHLSGEDSLLSIVSMPGGVPVATMAIGGAQNAALMAVRILALADPMLADALDEYAHALEAKAIAQDASLNQTEGPAT is encoded by the coding sequence ATGGCATCAGCCCGTCAAGGCGAGACGACGACCCCCACGGTGGGCATCATCATGGGTTCGTCATCGGACGCCGACACCATGGCACCTGCATCGGAGGTGTTGACCGACTTCGGTGTGCCCCATGAGGTCCGGGTGATCTCCGCCCACCGCTCGCCTCACCGCATGGTCGACTATGCATCGGGCGCGACCGCTCGGGGCCTGTCGGTGATCATCGCCGGGGCCGGCGGCGCCGCCCACCTGCCCGGCATGGTGGCGTCGATGACCCGGCTGCCCGTGATCGGCGTGCCGGTGCCCTCCAAACACCTGTCGGGCGAGGACTCACTGCTGTCGATCGTGTCGATGCCCGGCGGCGTTCCTGTGGCCACGATGGCCATCGGCGGCGCCCAGAACGCTGCACTGATGGCGGTCCGGATCCTGGCGCTCGCCGACCCGATGCTGGCCGACGCCCTCGATGAATACGCACACGCGCTGGAGGCCAAGGCCATCGCCCAGGACGCCTCCCTCAACCAGACCGAAGGGCCCGCCACGTGA